The following nucleotide sequence is from bacterium.
GGCTTTGAAAGTTGATTCAGCAACCGGCAATGTTGGCATTAACTTGGGAACTGCTGCCCCGACCCAAAAATTGGACGTTGGTGGATATGTTAAAGGAAGAACTGGTCTTTGCATTGGAACTGGCGATGTTGTCGGTGTTGATTGCCGAACCTCCTGGCCAACCGGAACCGGCAATGTCAGTGTTGTTGGTAGTGGAACTTCCGGAAAATTAACTAAATTCACCGGAGCAACGACTATTGGCAATTCTAATCTCACTGAAGGCTCTACCGGAAATATCAGTATCGGTGGGACTCCCGGGTCAACTTACAAGCTGGACGTTACCGGGAAGATCAATGGTACAGAGATCTGTATCGCCGGAGTCTGCAAGACCACATGGCCCTCCGGATTAACCGGCAGCGGTACGACCGGAAAAATTCCGAAATGGACAGGAGCCTCCTCTCTGGGAGATTCTTCATTGACTGAATCCGGAGGTATTACGAGCGTTGGCCCGACCAATGATCTTTCTGCCGATGGAAATATCTGGGGTTCGCAATCGAACACGAGCATAGGTCCTAGTGCCGCATATGGAACTCACCCTTGGATTGTTCCTGGTGGAGTTTACGGAGCTGGAACGGGAGGATGGGAATTAAAATGCCCAGATGGTCAATTTATGATTGGTATTACTCAAACAGTTAACAGCTCCAATTATCCTGGAGCTAAGATTCTCTGCGCCAAGCTCTAACCTGATATTTGCATAGGTTTTGACAGCCGGCTTTTAATTTCTTATAATATTGGCCATGGCTACTATAGAGGTTCCCCAAGAAGGAGAATTAGAAAAATTAATCAAAGAAAAAGAGGAGTACTTGAATGGCTGGAAAAGAGCAAAGGCTGACCTGATAAATTATCAAAAGGATGAATCTGTGCGGGCCCAGGAATTTATGAAGATTGCCAATACGGCCATACTCCTTGATTTGATACCAATTTTAGACAGCTTCGATCTCGCAATGGCCGCTTCCCAATCTGATAAAAGCGCCGCGGTAATAAAATCTCAATTTGAGGAAGTTTTAAAAAGATATGGAGTAGAGAAAATATCTATTGAGCTTGGAAAGCCATTGGATACCAAAAGCCAGGAATCGGTAGGGGAGATGGAATCTAGTCACCCGCCGGGATCGGTAGCAGAGGAGGTAAGTAAGGGGTATGTAATGAATGGGAGGGTGATTCGTCCGGCAAAGGTTAAGGTCGCAAAATAACATTTAAACAATTAGATATAAAAATATGGGGAAAATAATCGGCATAGATTTAGGCACTACCTATTCTGAAATAGCGATTACGGAAGCAGGTATACCGAAAATTCTAGAAAACGCGGAAGGTATGCGCACCACGCCTTCAATGGTCGCGGTGAATAAAACTAATGAGCGATTGGCCGGACTTTTGGCTAAGCGGCAGGCGATTACTAACCCAAAGAACACTATTTTTTCGGTAAAGCGTTTAATCGGCCGGAAATTTAGTGACGCAGAAGTTCAGAACGATAAAAAATGGTTGCCTTATGAAATAAAGGAATCGGCAACTGGAGGCGTTGAGGTGAAGATGGGTGAAGATTGGTATAAGCCGGAAGAAATTTCCGCTATGGTTTTAGCTAAATTGAAAGCTGACGCTGAAGCAAAACTGGGAGAAAAAATAGATGGAGCGGTTATTACCGTACCTGCATATTTTGATGACAGCCAACGTCAGGCCACTAAAAACGCCGGTGAAATTGCCGGTTTTAAAGTAGAAAGAATCCTCAATGAGCCAACTGCGGCGGCGCTTGCGTATGGTTTGAATAAAAAGAAAGACGAAAAGATTGTTGTCTATGATTTTGGTGGAGGAACTTTTGACGTATCTGTGCTGGAAGTAGGGGAGGATAATGGCCAGATTACTGTAGAAGTTAAGGCCACCGGCGGAGATACCCACCTTGGAGGTGATGACTTTGATAAGAGAATTATTGAGTATTTAGTTAATGAATATAAAAAGCTTGAAGGAGTGGATCTTTCTAAAGATGCGCTCGCCATTCAGCGCTTAAAAGAAGCGGCGGAGCGCGCCAAGCATGAGCTATCGGTATCTTTTGAGACTGAAATAAATTTACCCTACGTTACCTCTGATGCTTCCGGACCGCGTCATTTCCTGATGAAATTTAGCCGAACCAAACTCGAAGAGTTAGTGAGAGGATTAATTGATACTTCAATTTCAATTCTGGATAAAACCATTAAGGAGGCGGGGTATACTACGGCCAATATAAACGAGATAGTGCTGGTTGGCGGCCAGACTAGAATGCCCGCAATGCAGGAGGCAGTGAAAAAGTACTTTGGCCGTGAGCCGCATAAAGAATTAAATCCTGACGAAGTAGTGGCGCTTGGCGCTGCGGTGCAGGCGGAAAATCTATCTGCGAAAGCTGAAGGCCGGACTTCTGAAGGCTCCGTGAAAGACATTCTTTTGCTCGACGTTACACCACTTTCTCTTGGTATTGAAACGCTCGGCGGAGTTTTCACTAAACTTATTGATAAAAACACTACCGTTCCAACCACTAAAGCGCAGGTATTCTCTACCGCTGCGGATAATCAGCCATCCGTGGAAATTCACGTTTTGCAGGGAGAGCGCGAAATCGCTTCGGGAAATAAAACCTTGGCCAGATTTATGCTGGATGGAATCCCTCCGGCTCCTCGAGGAACCCCGCAGGTTGAAGTTAGCTTTGACATTGACGCTAATGGAATCGTGAGTGTTTCTGCAAAAGACAAAGCTAGCGGTAAAACCCAAACTGTTCGTATTGAAGCGAATACCAGCTTATCCAAAGAGGAAATCGAAAAACTGAAGGCGGAGGCGGTGCAATATGCCGCTGAAGACCGGCAGAAAAAAGAATTAGCAGAAGCAAAAAATAATGCGGAGCATCTGATTTATGCTTCGGAAAAGGCTCTTAAAGACGGCGGCGAAAAAGTTCCGGCAGATGTTAAAGAGGCAATCACTAAAAAAATTGAGGCTGTGAAAGCGGTCAAAGATGGGCAGGATGCCGCTATGATCAAAACTGCTTCCGATGCTCTTTCCGTTGAAATTCAGAAAATCGGTCAGGCAATGTATGGCAACCCGCCTAAAGAACCAGAGGCTAAGTAGGGATAATGTATAATTAACTCATAGCTCGCAATGCACAATAACTTCTCAGTTAAGGTGCTCTTTATAACCTCTTTACCGGTCGTATCGGCGTTTTTGTTTGGTGTTTTCTTCAAAAACTTCATTAGTTCCGCCCATTTGGGTATTTTTGTAGTCGCGATAGTAATGGGTTTGGTATTTCTGGCTGCTGTAATTGTATTCAACATTCTAGAGGGAGATTGGGTGATTTCCTCCGTGAGTTCCGGCTTATCGGCAGCAGCAATGACTGTGTCGTTTTTGGGTAGCGCCTCAATGATTCTTTTCTCCGGCACCCTAATCGCTTTCTGTTTGATATTTTTCTCAAACCGGCGAACTCAATTCTCTGTGCAAAATAATCTGAAAGTTAAGTTTTGGGGAATGGCGAGTACATCGGCAAGTTTTGCCTCATCCGGAATTTCTATTTTTGCTATCTTGGCCTATCTGTCATTATTTAATTTTTCCGATCCGGCCTCGCTAAAAAAGACTTTGGAGGTAGCAATTAAACCGATGGAGCCGATTTTTTCCAGCTACATACCCGGTTTTACTATCCGCCACACCATCACACAGATTGCCGCCAGTCTTTTACCCGATGATTTAAAACTCGCCCCAGCAGAAATAAAGAGTCAGGTGATTCAGCAGGCCTCTGATCGGCTGATGGTTATCTTGGGAAATTACATTAAAATACCGGTTTCCGGCGGAGATAAGGTTATTGATATAGTTTATAAGGCTACGCTGGGGAAAATATTAAATTATTCCCCACTGGTGAGAAACTTAATTTTGGTAGCAGCGGGATTCATTATTTTCCTACTTTTGAAATTTATTTTGATTTTTGTTAATTGGCTGGCGATTGCTTTGGCGTATGGAATTTATAGCTTGCTACTTAGTTTAAAATTTTTCGAAATTCAATTGCAGAGTATAGATAAAGAAGTTATAGTTATCAAATAAAATGAAGGATTATTACAAGATTTTGGGAGTTGAGCGGGGCGCCACCGAGGACGACATCAAGAAAGCCTACCGAAAGCTGGCCCATCAATACCATCCGGATAAATCCGGAGGCAGCGCCGACAAATTTAAAGAAATAAATGAGGCTTATCAAATACTGTCCAACAAGGAGAAGAAGGAGCAATTTGATCGCTTTGGCCGGGTTCACGATGGGCAAACGGGTGGCTCTCCGTTTGGAAATGGCTCACCCTTTGGCAGTAATTTTGAGTTCGGCTTTGGTTTTGACCCGAGCAATATTGATGATATGGGTAATGTCAGTGAAATATTTGAGGCCTTCTTTGAAGGAATGGGTGTGAAAAAACGTAATAATTACCGACGAGGCTCTGATGTAGAATTTATCCAAGAACTTACCCTCGAAGAAGCTTTTCGAGGCACGGAAAAGCTAATTAGAACTAAGATATACTCCGTCTGTGAGGCCTGCACCGGCATCGGCTATGACAAAACTGCCGGCACGACCGAATGCGCTACTTGCAGTGGCCGGGGCGAGATAAAAGAAAGCCGGAATACTTTTTTCGGTAATTTTGCGCAGGTAAAAACTTGCCCGAAATGTGTAGGTTCAGGGCAGGTGCCAAATAAGCCTTGCGATAAATGCGGGAATGCCGGTCGTGTCCTTTCCAGTCGGGAAATTACCGTAGAGATTACTCCGGGAGTCAGTGATGACCAATTGATTAAGATTACTAAGGCTGGTGAAGCGGGAGAGCGCGGCGCAGAGGCTGGTGATTTGTATGTACGGATAAGAATTGCGCCGCATAAAATTTTTGAGCGTCGGGGCGACGACTTGGTTACTAAGAAGCAGGTTGATCTGGTGAACGTCCTGCTTGGCGAGAAGATTGAAATTTTCACTATTGGCGGAAATAAACTCCATGTTGAAATCCCCGCGGGAATTAGTTTGAAAGATAAAATGCGTATTCCGGGAGAAGGAATGAATCGTTTTGGTGGCCGTGGCCGAGGAGATTTGTATGTGGAGTGGGATATTAAAACTCCAAAAAAAGTAAGCTCGAAAGTTAAAAAGCTTCTCGAGGAATTGAAAGACGAACTGAACTAACTCCGCTGGCTAAACCCTGCCTACGGCAGGCAGACCTAGTCGCTATTTTTGAACACTCTAGCTGTTTTCAAATACCAAGCAGCCACGTTATCGAATCGATTCGAAGAATAAGCAATAGGGTCCTCGGCGAAACCGCCTAGTTTTTTTGACACCGCGTAAATGTAATCGGGGGAGTAGAGGAACACTGCGGCTTTTGCCTCATAAATAGTTTTTTGAATCTTGGACATATTTTGATTACGGATGGATTCATCCAGGGCTTGCCTGGTATTTTCTAATAAAGTATCAACGGCTTTATCGTTGAGCAATGAAAGATTCAGGCCCGGATCAAAACGCTGCGATGAATGCCAGAAAGAAAAAATGTCGGGAGTTTTATTTAAAGTGTTGCCGAATAGAATCATTTGGTAGTTTCTCGGCTTGATTATGCCGTTGATGATATCGGCCGATTTCAAAACTGCAGGATTAATTTTAACTCCAATTTTCGCCCAAGACTCTTTTAGGGCATTGGCGGTTTCCACCAAAAAACGGGCTTCGGGTAAAACTAAATCAAATTCCAAAAT
It contains:
- a CDS encoding nucleotide exchange factor GrpE, producing the protein MATIEVPQEGELEKLIKEKEEYLNGWKRAKADLINYQKDESVRAQEFMKIANTAILLDLIPILDSFDLAMAASQSDKSAAVIKSQFEEVLKRYGVEKISIELGKPLDTKSQESVGEMESSHPPGSVAEEVSKGYVMNGRVIRPAKVKVAK
- the dnaK gene encoding molecular chaperone DnaK; the protein is MGKIIGIDLGTTYSEIAITEAGIPKILENAEGMRTTPSMVAVNKTNERLAGLLAKRQAITNPKNTIFSVKRLIGRKFSDAEVQNDKKWLPYEIKESATGGVEVKMGEDWYKPEEISAMVLAKLKADAEAKLGEKIDGAVITVPAYFDDSQRQATKNAGEIAGFKVERILNEPTAAALAYGLNKKKDEKIVVYDFGGGTFDVSVLEVGEDNGQITVEVKATGGDTHLGGDDFDKRIIEYLVNEYKKLEGVDLSKDALAIQRLKEAAERAKHELSVSFETEINLPYVTSDASGPRHFLMKFSRTKLEELVRGLIDTSISILDKTIKEAGYTTANINEIVLVGGQTRMPAMQEAVKKYFGREPHKELNPDEVVALGAAVQAENLSAKAEGRTSEGSVKDILLLDVTPLSLGIETLGGVFTKLIDKNTTVPTTKAQVFSTAADNQPSVEIHVLQGEREIASGNKTLARFMLDGIPPAPRGTPQVEVSFDIDANGIVSVSAKDKASGKTQTVRIEANTSLSKEEIEKLKAEAVQYAAEDRQKKELAEAKNNAEHLIYASEKALKDGGEKVPADVKEAITKKIEAVKAVKDGQDAAMIKTASDALSVEIQKIGQAMYGNPPKEPEAK
- a CDS encoding DnaJ C-terminal domain-containing protein gives rise to the protein MKDYYKILGVERGATEDDIKKAYRKLAHQYHPDKSGGSADKFKEINEAYQILSNKEKKEQFDRFGRVHDGQTGGSPFGNGSPFGSNFEFGFGFDPSNIDDMGNVSEIFEAFFEGMGVKKRNNYRRGSDVEFIQELTLEEAFRGTEKLIRTKIYSVCEACTGIGYDKTAGTTECATCSGRGEIKESRNTFFGNFAQVKTCPKCVGSGQVPNKPCDKCGNAGRVLSSREITVEITPGVSDDQLIKITKAGEAGERGAEAGDLYVRIRIAPHKIFERRGDDLVTKKQVDLVNVLLGEKIEIFTIGGNKLHVEIPAGISLKDKMRIPGEGMNRFGGRGRGDLYVEWDIKTPKKVSSKVKKLLEELKDELN